One part of the Vitis riparia cultivar Riparia Gloire de Montpellier isolate 1030 chromosome 6, EGFV_Vit.rip_1.0, whole genome shotgun sequence genome encodes these proteins:
- the LOC117915688 gene encoding glutathione S-transferase U7-like isoform X1, whose protein sequence is MAEEVKLFGMWASPFSRRIEVALKMKGIQYEYIEEDLSNKSPSLLNYNPVHKKVPVLLHKGKPVAESLVILEYIDETWKQNPILPADPYEKAMARFWAKFLDEKLWPAAKKVVLSKGEEHKGLIEEIQEHLKTLESELKEKKFFGGESLGFVDIAANIIFWLLVVQETLGLDILTEDKFPGLHEWNHRLLDDAVFKECVSMERLLASFKVRFGALTASK, encoded by the exons ATGGCTGAAGAAGTGAAGCTGTTTGGCATGTGGGCAAGCCCTTTTAGCCGCAGAATTGAAGTGGCCCTCAAGATGAAAGGGATTCAGTATGAGTACATAGAAGAGGACTTGTCCAACAAGAGTCCTTCGCTTCTCAACTATAACCCAGTCCATAAGAAAGTCCCTGTGCTTTTGCATAAGGGAAAGCCAGTTGCAGAGTCACTTGTAATCCTGGAGTACATTGATGAGACCTGGAAACAGAACCCCATCTTGCCTGCAGACCCTTATGAGAAGGCCATGGCACGGTTCTGGGCTAAGTTCTTAGATGAGAAG CTCTGGCCGGCAGCAAAAAAGGTTGTGTTGAGTAAGGGAGAGGAGCATAAGGGACTGATTGAAGAAATCCAGGAGCATCTGAAAACTCTAGAGAGTGAGCtgaaagagaagaaattctTTGGAGGGGAGAGTTTGGGATTTGTAGACATAGCTGCAAACATTATATTTTGGCTGCTTGTTGTCCAAGAAACTCTGGGACTGGATATCCTAACCGAAGATAAGTTTCCCGGATTGCATGAATGGAATCATAGGCTTCTTGATGATGCTGTTTTCAAGGAATGTGTGTCAATGGAGCGACTTCTTGCCTCTTTCAAAGTTCGGTTTGGAGCCTTGACTGCTTCCAAATGA
- the LOC117915688 gene encoding glutathione S-transferase U7-like isoform X2 — MAEEVKLFGMWASPFSRRIEVALKMKGIQYEYIEEDLSNKSPSLLNYNPVHKKVPVLLHKGKPVAESLVILEYIDETWKQNPILPADPYEKAMARFWAKFLDEKLWPAAKKVVLSKGEEHKGLIEEIQEHLKTLESELKEKKFFGGESLGFVDIAANIIFWLLVVQETLGLDMPMFVEKLCVRR, encoded by the exons ATGGCTGAAGAAGTGAAGCTGTTTGGCATGTGGGCAAGCCCTTTTAGCCGCAGAATTGAAGTGGCCCTCAAGATGAAAGGGATTCAGTATGAGTACATAGAAGAGGACTTGTCCAACAAGAGTCCTTCGCTTCTCAACTATAACCCAGTCCATAAGAAAGTCCCTGTGCTTTTGCATAAGGGAAAGCCAGTTGCAGAGTCACTTGTAATCCTGGAGTACATTGATGAGACCTGGAAACAGAACCCCATCTTGCCTGCAGACCCTTATGAGAAGGCCATGGCACGGTTCTGGGCTAAGTTCTTAGATGAGAAG CTCTGGCCGGCAGCAAAAAAGGTTGTGTTGAGTAAGGGAGAGGAGCATAAGGGACTGATTGAAGAAATCCAGGAGCATCTGAAAACTCTAGAGAGTGAGCtgaaagagaagaaattctTTGGAGGGGAGAGTTTGGGATTTGTAGACATAGCTGCAAACATTATATTTTGGCTGCTTGTTGTCCAAGAAACTCTGGGACTGG